The Microplitis mediator isolate UGA2020A chromosome 8, iyMicMedi2.1, whole genome shotgun sequence genome has a window encoding:
- the LOC130672922 gene encoding putative uncharacterized protein DDB_G0282133, whose translation MSVIIRLQNLAWSANALDIRQFFRGLSIPEGGVHIVGGELGDAFIAFSTDEDARQAMMNDGGKIKEMKIKLLLSSRTEMQKVIETARQQTLSLQSFMQNPVAVGPGQGVAGLNQQQQQHLHHQQQQQQQQQILSSPLEVKKDRDTNDSESSNKDRRDRRDRSRSRDRSRSRDRDRGRDRTRDRRRRDRSRSRDRDRDRRDRGSRRRRDHSRSRDRTRSRDRDSKRSFGSDRRNKDSQQENNDDNSDVVCVGQFPKDKVIPSLKNLNTKRPSNIENGIWEVPPQTQMQAMMIAPGILGAGIAALPHQDPESRGLGFNSPVLCPPPLLPPQFPGLNNGIQPHGINNINMPGLNNPNLGPGPLSRDRNSWPGNTTGGGNNDQPPRLNDLRFPTRPTGGNFGSDSNNYNNNNYNNNSNSSNSNFRPNLRNNNHSLMSKMQELDGRRNPHAFQSSASSIGNSVGHYDSYNNLDRSKSANSNNNNNNNNNNPRYNNNSNANTNSTSNDSKGNCVEVRNMPLNASYSDIRHAFQGMFIRKDGLKLINDTHGNRVGIAYIKFSKPDGKELAMSTTRFIRGSEVEVFPLDESIFDKAIDSYNPDRDNSNNSNSIDDLSTDTLNSSCIFINDLPSFAKEMDIAKMFQDWKINDLFITSSPSLLSSLSPSSSSSSKKDSNQHGAFVQFAKIEDAKASLAASLKIGPIPITAVSISEDKFSKAKRIHEQETLGGGVASNNGNNNNDNGNGNTPDCIIIRGLPFQTADRDILDFFSDIGIVPRRIHMMINKHGTPMGECFCEFDAPEEAIRALAKNGLPLGKNFPTVELVSRHKMLDTLGNPDSSGASGQWMDPQQQSNFSYNLHDSRSRMPGHQMSNYHSPRFNSNNNNNSSSSGGGYGPMRGMPPPPPPPPGMINLPLRPLGSGTGPGNNPSRLPPSLDYVEGFGKPGCVLSLENVPFKADINEIIEFFGDFDIKREHVIRRYNERGMPTGDARVAFSSPSEAQRALRELRNCKVRDRTIYMKLA comes from the exons ATGAGCGTTATTATCAGACTTCAAAATCTGGCGTGGTCTGCGAATGCACTGGACATTCGTCAATTCTTCCGCGGGCTGAGCATTCCAGAAGGCGGCGTTCACATTGTCGGCGGCGAATTAGGCGATGCTTTTATAGCTTTCAG CACTGATGAAGATGCACGTCAGGCGATGATGAACGATGGGGGAAAGATTAAAGAGATGaagattaaattattattaagttcTCGTACGGAAATGCAAAAAGTTATCGAGACAGCACGACAGCAAACATTGTCGCTGCAGTCATTTATGCAGAATCCAGTAGCCGTTGGACCGGGACAGGGAGTCGCTGGTTTGaatcagcagcagcagcagcatctTCATCAtcagcagcaacagcagcagcagcagcagatACTATCATCTCCTttggaagttaaaaaagaccGTGATACTAATGACAGTGAGTCGTCAAATAAAGATAGAAGGGATAGACGCGATCGTTCGAGGTCACGTGACCGCTCCCGGTCACGCGATCGTGATCGCGGACGAGATCGCACGCGGGACCGTCGTCGTCGCGATCGCTCTCGTTCACGTGACCGCGATCGTGACCGACGTGATCGCGGCAGCAGGCGCCGCAGAGATCACTCACGTTCACGGGATCGCACCAGGTCACGTGATCGCGACAGCAAGCGTAGTTTTGGTAGTGATCGACGCAATAAAGATTCACAGCAggaaaataatgatgataacaGTGACGTCGTGTGTGTCGGTCAATTTCCAAAAGACAAAGTTATTCCATCCTTGAAAAATCTAAACACTAAAAGACCTTCGAATATCGAAAATGGTATCTGGGAAGTCCCGCCTCAGACACAAATGCAGGCAATGATGATCGCACCAGGTATACTTGGTGCTGGTATTGCAGCACTTCCTCATCAAGATCCCGAGTCTCGAGGACTAGGATTCAATAGCCCAGTTCTATGCCCACCACCTCTCTTACCACCTCAATTTCCCGGTTTAAATAACGGTATTCAACCTCACGgtatcaataatattaatatgcCTGGTTTGAATAACCCCAACCTTGGACCTGGTCCTCTAAGTCGTGATAGGAATTCTTGGCCAGGTAACACCACCGGTGGGGGTAATAATGACCAGCCCCCACGTTTGAATGACTTGAGATTCCCCACACGTCCCACTGGTGGTAATTTTGGATCCgacagtaataattataataataataattataacaataatagtaacagtagtaatagtaattttagacCTAATCTTAGGAACAATAATCATTCCCTGATGAGTAAAATGCAAGAGCTCGACGGACGACGCAATCCCCACGCTTTTCAATCATCTGCATCATCAATCGGCAATTCTGTTGGTCACTACGACTCTTACAACAATTTAGATCGTTCGAAATCTgctaatagtaataataacaataataataataataataacccaagatataataataattcaaatgccAATACCAATAGTACTAGTAATGACAGCAAAGGTAATTGCGTTGAAGTACGAAATATGCCTTTGAATGCGTCGTACAGCGACATACGTCATGCGTTTCAGGGCATGTTCATTAGAAAAGATGGACTCAAACTGATAAATGACACTCATGGTAACCGTGTAGGTATCGCGTACATTAAATTTAGCAAACCGGATGGCAAAGAATTGGCAATGAGCACGACCCGGTTCATAAGAGGTTCTGAAGTCGAAGTATTTCCCCTTGACGAGAGTATATTTGATAAGGCGATTGACTCTTATAATCCTGACCgtgataatagtaataatagtaatagtatcGATGACTTATCAACAGACACTCTCAATTCAtcgtgtatttttataaacgaCCTGCCGTCTTTTGCTAAAGAAATGGACATCGCTAAAATGTTTCAAGATTGGAAGATAAATGATCTGTTTATCACATCGTCACCCTCGTTATTGTCATCATTATCACCATCATCATCCTCGTCATCGAAAAAAGACTCAAATCAGCACGGAGCGTTTGTACAGTTCGCTAAAATTGAAGATGCCAAGGCATCATTAGCTGCGTCCCTTAAAATCGGGCCGATTCCCATCACTGCTGTTAGTATTTCAGAAGACAAATTTTCAAAGGCAAAGAGAATTCACGAACAAGAAACTTTAGGCGGTGGAGTTGCTAGTAataatggtaataataataatgataatggtaATGGTAATACACCAGACTGTATTATAATAAGAGGGCTGCCATTTCAAACGGCAGATCGTGACATACTTGACTTTTTCTCAGACATTGGTATTGTGCCGCGCAGAATTCACATGATGATTAACAAACACGGGACACCAATGGGCGAATGTTTCTGTGAATTTGACGCACCCGAAGAAGCGATACGCGCCCTCGCTAAAAATGGTTTACCGTTGGGTAAAAATTTCCCTACTGTTGAATTGGTATCGCGTCACAAAATGCTGGACACTTTGGGTAACCCCGATTCTTCTGGAGCATCAGGACAGTGGATGGATCCCCAACAGCAGTCAAATTTCTCATATAATTTACACGACTCGCGTTCACGAATGCCGGGGCACCAAATGTCTAATTATCACTCCCCGcgatttaattcaaataataataataacagtagtAGTAGTGGAGGCGGATATGGACCCATGAGGGGAATGCCGCCTCCGCCACCACCCCCACCAGGTATGATAAATTTACCTCTACGTCCACTGGGTTCCGGCACCGGTCCCGGGAATAATCCCAGCAGATTACCTCCGTCTCTAGACTACGTCGAGGGTTTCGGGAAACCCGGCTGTGTTCTATCACTGGAAAACGTCCCTTTCAAAGCAGACATCAACGAAATAATTGAATTCTTCGGTGACTTTGACATAAAACGTGAGCACGTCATCAGACGTTACAACGAACGCGGCATGCCGACCGGCGATGCCAGAGTTGCTTTCTCCTCACCTAGTGAAGCACAACGGGCGTTAAGAGAATTGAGAAATTGCAAAGTTCGTGACCGTACGATTTATATGAAACTcgcgtaa
- the LOC130672751 gene encoding peroxidasin has translation MGKVNKSILFGLIFGVIFEIVYVRAVDKNSNYDNCPNKCWCYHSSVRCMFQGLTSVPKVPINTTILDLRFNDIVNLPPGTFHGLKYMDTILLNDNKVKHLSANTFIGMPKLRILYLYKNYITSITPGAFSHLPNLRQLYLQNNKLMEILPNTFSNLPRLERLFLQNNELKKIPATAFENIGSMTRLRLDSNDLVCDCDLLWLVERLRDKPSEMAAICQSPTEMQGKSLTTMTIHDFHCKTPKIIQGPGDVEVKEGETAYFTCRVDGDPKPAIKWMRNSDQVNVDGKKYILEQDGTLVIPQVTINDIGEYECIAESKMGAEISRKARAVITVSPAIRFTQLPASQTVTTGEDVTLTCKADSQMPLKLEWWKDGQRISPDNQRIFLTDKSSSLIIQSVIPRDTARYVCQARNVNGFAEVSADLRVLDKNSSPPKLIYEPPKNLDSEVGATVEIPCRAEGEPRPVIQWKKDGSALEPRLSSIKISRGGSLYIQNISLTDSGRYECNAVNDNGRATAQCLLRVHPVLGSSNTNSNSIGSTSDTLIKRAFNDATETIDRAINQTLESLFGIKDNDKATKHFDPFRITRFPNAVARAAARPAEIFERTLLNIRRYVNVGMSVNSSSPFKYEDILTSEQIKEIERLSGCTGHRKKHTCNNLCFHTKYRSIDGSCNNLKHPTWGSSYTGFRRILQPIYENGLSQPIGWDPSRLYYGFKKPPARLVSTKLISTHKISSDSRITHMVMQWGQFLDHDLDHALPAVSSESWDGIDCKKSCENAAPCFPMQVPPGDPRITNRRCIDFIRTSAVCGSGMTSILWGQGIMPREQMNQLTSYLDASQVYGYNDELALDLRDMTLSRSVNNDGDNNDNRGLLREGVTLPGKKALLPYTTPGQFVDCRRNPVESSINCFVAGDIRANEQVGLLAMHTIWLREHNRIARILGELNSHWSGERLYQEARKIVGAQMQHITYQHWLPIIFGKTTEELIGSWNGYSPDLDASISNVFATAALRFGHSIIQPRLERLNDDLSSIPQGPLNLRDAFFSPWRLVDEGGVDPLLRGMFLTAAKLKMPEENLNTELTEQLFRTAHAVALDLAAMNIQRAREHGIPGYLEWRKYCNLSSADQVIDSFDDLANEISSDKVRKKLQELYGHPGNIDVWVGGILEDQLPGAKVGPLFKCLLLEQFKRTRDADRLWYENPSTFKPEQLQQIKQSSLARILCDNADNITRIQRNVFILPDRQDSGSETEKIVSCQDIPAVDLRFWSECCGDLDSTCTSVNGNLPRVRLPRSPSADKYLEVFNKQQQFIDTGGIDKNRVTEMIDYVKEEAKILNKLVNKLTERVKHLKKLIASTNSTIESLMSFV, from the exons ATGGgcaaagtaaataaatcaattttgttTGGTTTAATTTTTGGAGTTATTTTCGAAATTGTTTATGTTCGAGCGGtagataaaaatagtaattacgaTAATTGTCCTAATAAATGTTGGTGCTATCACTCAAGTGTAAGATGTATGTTCCAAGGGCTTACTTCCGTACCAAAAGTACCTATAAACACAACTATTTT AGATTTACGGTTCAATGATATAGTAAATTTACCACCTGGTACATTTCACGGTCTGAAATACATGGACACGATTCTCCTAAATGACAATAAAGTCAAACATTTGAGCGCAAATACATTTATCGGGATGCCGAAATTAcgtattctttatttatataaaaattacataacaTCAATAACACCGGGTGCTTTTTCCCATCTGCCGAACTTACGTCAGCTTTATCTCCAGAACAACAAACTTATGGAAATACTTCCAAATACATTCAGCAACTTGCCGCGTCTCGAGAGATTATTTCTGCAGAACAACGAACTGAAGAAAATACCAGCGACTGCCTTTGAGAATATCGGCTCGATGACGAGATTACGTCTCGATTCGAACGATCTCGTCTGTGATTGCGATTTGCTGTGGCTGGTTGAAAGATTGAGAGATAAACCGTCCGAGATGGCTGCTATTTGTCAATCACCCACTGAAATGCAGGGGAAATCATTGACGACCATGACTATCCATGACTTTCATTGca AGACTCCGAAAATAATTCAAGGTCCTGGAGATGTTGAGGTAAAAGAAGGAGAGACTGCATACTTTACTTGTCGCGTCGACGGCGATCCAAAGCCGGCTATAAAGTGGATGAGAAATTCCGATCAAGTTAACGTTGATGgtaagaaatatattttagaacAAGACGGGACTCTTGTTATTCCTCAAGTGACCATCAATGACATTGGAGAGTATGAATGCATCGCTGAAAGTAAAATGGGAGCAGAAATATCACGGAAAGCACGTGCTGTTATTACTGTTAGTCCAGCAATTCGTTTTACtcag ttaCCTGCGTCACAAACAGTAACAACCGGAGAAGATGTGACACTGACATGTAAAGCCGACAGCCAGATGCCGTTAAAATTGGAGTGGTGGAAAGACGGTCAGAGAATATCACCCGACAATCAACGAATATTTCTCACCGACAAATCGTCTTCGTTAATAATTCAATCAGTAATTCCCCGGGACACTGCGCGTTACGTCTGTCAAGCGCGGAACGTAAACGGATTCGCGGAAGTAAGCGCGGATTTGCGGGTCCTAGATAAAAATTCCAGCCCGCCGAAATTAATTTACGAGCCGCCGAAAAATTTGGACAGCGAAGTTGGAGCCACTGTAGAAATTCCATGTCGCGCTGAGGGTGAGCCCAGGCCAGTGATTCAGTGGAAGAAAGACGGAAGTGCATTGGAGCCCAGGCTGTCGTCAATTAAAATCTCCCGAGGCGGTTCTCTGTACATACAAAACATATCGCTGACAGACTCCGGACGTTACGAGTGCAATGCAGTAAATGACAACGGGCGTGCGACAGCTCAATGTCTTTTGCGAGTACACCCAGTCCTTGGTAGCAGCAACACCAACAGTAATAGCATCGGCTCTACATCCGATACATTAATAAAGCGCGCGTTTAATGACGCAACTGAAACAATTGACCGCGCAATAAATCAGACGCTTGAATCTCTATTCGGTATTAAAGACAATGACAAAGCGACAAAACATTTTGATCCGTTCCGCATCACCAGGTTCCCGAATGCAGTTGCCAGGGCCGCGGCAAGGCCggctgaaatttttgaaagaacTCTATTAAATATACGACGTTATGTCAACGTAGGAATGTCTGTCAATTCATCGTCTCCCTTTAAATATGAAGATATTCTTACTTCCGAGCAGATAAAAGAAATAGAAAGACTCTCTGGCTGCACCGGACATCGTAAAAAACATACGTGCAATAATTTATGCTTCCATACTAAGTACCGCAGCATTGACGGCAGTTGCAACAATTTAAAACATCCCACATGGGGGTCATCTTACACCGGATTCCGTCGGATACTCCAGCCAATTTATGAGAACGGATTATCGCAACCAATCGGATGGGACCCGTCGCGCCTTTACTATGGATTCAAAAAACCACCAGCGCGTTTAGTGTCGACGAAATTAATTTCCACCCACAAAATATCTTCGGACAGCAGAATCACTCATATGGTGATGCAGTGGGGACAGTTTCTAGATCACGATTTAGATCATGCATTGCCAGCAGTATCGTCTGAATCGTGGGACGGAattgattgtaaaaaatcatgCGAAAATGCAGCTCCGTGCTTTCCCATGCAAGTACCGCCGGGAGATCCGCGTATTACTAATAGACGGTGCATTGATTTTATTAGAACGAGCGCTGTGTGTGGGTCGGGAATGACGAGTATTCTTTGGGGACAAGGTATTATGCCACGTGAACAAATGAATCAATTGACGAGTTACTTGGACGCTTCTCAAGTATACGGTTACAATGATGAGCTGGCATTGGATCTAAGAGACATGACTTTGTCACGGTCTGTAAATAATGACGGGGATAATAATGACAACAGAGGATTACTGAGAGAAGGAGTTACTTTGCCGGGTAAAAAAGCTCTGCTCCCCTACACGACACCTGGACAGTTTGTTGACTGCAGAAGAAATCCTGTTGAGTCATCAATAAATTGTTTTGTCGCTGGAGATATTCGTGCTAATGAACAAGTCGGTTTGCTGGCGATGCACACGATCTGGCTGAGAGAACACAACAGGATTGCCAGGATACTAGGGGAATTAAATAGCCACTGGAGCGGGGAACGTCTGTACCAGGAAGCGAGAAAAATAGTTGGCGCTCAAATGCAGCATATCACTTATCAACATTGGCTGCCAATTATCTTCGGCAAGACAACTGAGGAATTAATTGGATCCTGGAATGGTTACAGTCCGGACTTAGATGCCAGTATTTCAAATGTATTTGCAACAGCAGCGCTGCGTTTTGGCCACTCGATAATACAGCCGAGGTTGGAGAGACTGAATGATGATTTGTCCAGCATTCCTCAGGGGCCGCTTAATCTACGCGATGCATTTTTCTCACCCTGGCGATTAGTCGATGAGGGCGGAGTCGATCCTCTATTACGTGGGATGTTCTTGACTGCTGCGAAGCTTAAAATGCcggaagaaaatttaaataccgaGTTGACTGAACAGTTATTCAGAACAGCTCATGCAGTAGCGCTGGATCTGGCTGCTATGAATATTCAACGAGCTCGCGAGCACGGTATTCCTGGTTACCTTGAGTGGAGAAAGTACTGCAATTTGTCATCAGCAGATCAAGTGATCGATAGCTTTGATGATCTTGCCAATGAAATAAGCAGCGATAAAGTAAGAAAGAAGCTCCAAGAACTCTACGGACATCCGGGTAATATTGACGTCTGGGTCGGTGGTATTCTTGAGGATCAACTACCAGGTGCTAAAGTAGGCCCgctttttaaatgtctgcttcTCGAACAGTTCAAACGCACGCGAGACGCGGATAGACTGTGGTACGAAAATCCTTCGACATTCAAACCCGAGCAGCTCCAGCAAATAAAACAGTCAAGTCTAGCCAGAATTCTCTGCGATAATGCTGACAATATCACGCGGATACAAAGAAATGTTTTTATTCTTCCCGACAGGCAGGATAGCGGCAGCGAGACCGAAAAAATCGTGTCCTGCCAGGATATTCCCGCAGTTGATCTGCGATTCTGGTCCGAGTGTTGCGGTGATTTAGACTCGACCTGCACCAGCGTAAATGGAAATTTACCAAGAGTCAGATTGCCGAGGTCACCGTCGgctgataaatatttagaaGTTTTCAATAAGCAGCAGCAATTTATTGACACTGGGGGTATAGATAAAAACAGAGTTACGGAGATGATTGATTACGTTAAAGAGGAAGctaaaatacttaataaactcgtaaataaattaactgagCGTGTCAAACATCTGAAGAAATTAATAGCGAGTACTAACAGTACCATCGAGAGTTTGATGTCATTTGTGTAA
- the LOC130672753 gene encoding acyl-coenzyme A thioesterase 13-like, with product MASRGLELVKAAIEGTMKMNRWGPYLKNLEILSAGNGQCKAEFTVKEEQLNYGGSLHGGCTCSLVDCVSTYALLTHGKGHPGVSVNMNVSFMKAAMPDEVIIVEAKTIKLGRTLAFLDIELSKKKDGSLIARGSHTKFVGFD from the exons atggcATCACGAGGACTTGAGTTGGTAAAGGCTGCGATTGAGGGCACCATGAAAATGAATCGATGGGGaccatatttaaaaaat CTCGAGATACTGTCAGCTGGAAACGGTCAATGCAAAGCAGAATTTACTGTCAAAGAAGAACAGTTGAATTATGGTGGTAGTCTTCATGGTGGTTGCACGTGCAGTCTTGTTGACTGTGTATCCACTTACGCACTATTGACCCATGGCAAAGGACATCCTGGAGTTTCTGTTAATATGAACGTTTC GTTCATGAAAGCTGCAATGCCAGATGAAGTGATAATAGTCGAAGCTAAAACTATAAAACTTGGTCGTACATTAGCCTTTCTGGACATCgaattatctaaaaaaaaagacggCTCTCTGATTGCCCGTGGATCTCACACCAAATTCGTAggatttgattaa
- the LOC130672752 gene encoding acyl-coenzyme A thioesterase 13-like translates to MASRGLELVKAAIESTLKTNRWGPYLKNLEVLSAANGQCKAEFTVKEEQLNYAGSLHGGCVCSLVDCVSSYALLTQGKGHQGVSVNMNISFMKAAMPDEVITVEAKTMKLGRTLAFLDVELSKKKDGSLIARAAHTKFVGFD, encoded by the exons atggcATCACGAGGACTTGAGTTGGTAAAGGCTGCGATTGAAAGCACCTTGAAGACGAATCGATGGGGaccatatttaaaaaat CTCGAGGTCCTGTCAGCTGCCAACGGTCAATGCAAAGCAGAATTTACTGTCAAAGaagaacaattaaattatgcTGGTAGTCTTCATGGTGGTTGCGTGTGCAGTCTTGTTGACTGTGTGTCTTCTTACGCACTACTAACCCAAGGCAAAGGACATCAAGGTGTTTCTGTTAATATGAACATTTc GTTCATGAAAGCTGCCATGCCAGATGAAGTGATAACAGTCGAAGCTAAAACTATGAAACTTGGTCGTACATTAGCTTTTCTGGACGTCgagttatctaaaaaaaaagacggTTCTCTAATCGCCCGTGCAGCTCACACCAAATTCGTAGGATTTGACTAA
- the LOC130673133 gene encoding diphosphomevalonate decarboxylase, translated as MSIVTCIAPVNIAVIKYWGKRDEDLILPINDSISLSLDTQQLCTKTTVMASPNFKENKIWLNGREESINNKRLQNCLEKIKSKATLTNEMEMWKVHICSNNNFPTAAGLASSAAGYACLTAALAKLYNFTGDISEIARTGSGSACRSVFGGFVRWYMGSDPTGVDSIAKQIAPASHWPEMRIIILVVNDVSKKIPSAVGMKTSVQTSELIKYRAEVCVPKRVELMQKAIIQKNFKQFAELTMRDSNQMHAVCLDTYPPCNYLTDTSHAIIDLISSYNDASNSIKVAYTNDAGPNTVLYLLEENVPHVLGLIDYFFPPNETSNNNYKRGNPPASISPSKDLLEKLNCKKQQEGSIKYIIHTRVGEGPTYLDDPSEHLLNNSGLPKDL; from the exons atgagtATTGTTACTTGTATAGCACCAGTTAATATTGCAGTAATTAAATACT GGGGAAAAAGAGATGAAGATCTTATTTTACCAATCAATGATTCCATCAGTTTGTCACTTGATACCCAGCAA ttatgcACAAAAACCACCGTGATGGCGAGTCCTAATTTCAAAGAGAACAAAATCTGGTTGAATGggag AGAGGAgtcaatcaataataaaagattACAAAATTGCTTAGAAAAAA tAAAAAGCAAAGCGACTCTGACAAACGAAATGGAAATGTGGAAAGTCCATATCTGTTCGAACAATAATTTTCCAACTGCAGCTGGTCTAGCATCAAGTGCAGCCGGCTATGCCTGTCTTACCGCAGCCCTGGCAAAACTTTACAATTTCACTGGAGACATAAGCGAAATAGCGAGAACTGGATCTGGATCTGCTTGCCGAAGTGTCTTTGGTGGTTTCGTCAGGTGGTATATGGGCTCTGATCCAACTGGAGTCGACAGCATCGCCAAGCAAATCGCTCCAGCTTCTCACTGGCCTGAGATGAGGATTATAATTCTAgtg GTGAATGatgtcagtaaaaaaattcctagTGCAGTAGGTATGAAAACTAGCGTACAGACATCGGAGTTGATAAAATATCGCGCGGAAGTTTGTGTTCCCAAGAGAGTTGAGTTGATGCAAAaagcaattattcaaaaaaattttaaacagtttGCTGAGTTAACTATGAGAGATTCAAATCAAATGCACGCAGTATGTCTTGATACATATCCACCTTGTAATTATCTTACAGATACTTCTCATGCAATCATTGATTTAATTTCTTCTTACAACGATGCCAGTAATtctataaaa gtTGCTTATACAAATGACGCAGGTCCAAATACtgttttgtatttattagaaGAAAACGTTCCTCATGTTCTTGGACttatagattattttttcccACCAAATGAGaccagtaataataattataagagaGGAAATCCTCCAGCAAGTATCTCTCCTTCAAAG GACTTGTTAGAGAAATTAAACTGCAAGAAACAACAGGAAGGATCCATCAAATATATTATTCACACACGTGTCGGTGAAGGTCCAACATATCTTGATGATCCTAGTGAACATCTTCTGAATAATTCAGGACTACCTAAAGATCTttga
- the LOC130673132 gene encoding actin-related protein 3 translates to MLGHPPACVIDVGTGYTKLGFAGNRDPQLTFPSAIAIKETAKVGDNSARRVTKGVEDLDFYIGYEAFNSPGYSIKYPVRHGLVEDWDLMERFLQQCIFKYLRAEPEDHYFLLTEPPLNTPENREYMAEIMFESFNVPGLYIAVQAVLALAASWTAKSVEDRSLTGIVVDSGDGVTHVIPVASGFVIGSCIKHIPIAGRDITYFIQSLLREREVGIPPEQSLETAKAIKEKYCYICPDIAKEFAKYDSDPSKFKQHTGVNSITQQSFNVDVGYERFLGPEIFFHPEFANPDFTTPLGEIVDDVIQNCPIDVRRPLYKNIVLSGGSTMFKDFGRRLQRDVKKMVDARLKLSEKLSGGHITPTAIDVRVITHHKQRCAVWFGGALLASGPEFYQVCHTKKDYQEYGPGICRYNPVFRSVV, encoded by the exons ATGCTGGGTCATCCACCTGCGTGTGTAATTGATGTTGGAACCGG gtaCACAAAATTAGGTTTTGCCGGAAATAGAGATCCCCAGCTGACATTCCCTTCAGCCATTGCTATCAAAGAAACTGCTAAAGTTGGTGATAACTCTGCTAGACGAGTTACTAAAGGTGTTGAagatttagatttttatattGGATATGAAGCATTTAATTCACCTGGTTATTCAATCAag TATCCAGTAAGACATGGATTAGTTGAAGACTGGGATTTAATGGAACGTTTTCTCCAGCAatgtattttcaaatatttaagagCAGAGCCCGaggatcattattttttactaacagAACCTCCACTAAACACACCAGAGAATCGTGAATATATGGCCGAAATAATGTTTGAATCATTTAATGTCCCTGGTTTATACATCGCCGTGCAAGCAGTACTAGCACTGGCAGCATCCTGGACAGCCAAGTCCGTCGAAGATCGTTCGCTGACTGGAATAGTAGTCGACAGTGGTGACGGAGTGACGCACGTGATACCCGTAGCCTCTGGATTCGTCATTGGAAGCTGTATCAAACACATTCCCATCGCTGGGCGTGACATCACGTATTTTATCCAGAGTTTGCTGAGAGAGCGCGAAGTCGGCATACCACCGGAGCAGTCTCTAGAAACGGCCAAAGCTATCAAGGAAAAGTACTGCTATATTTGTCCTGACATTGCTAAAGAGTTTGCCAAGTATGACAGTGATCCAAGTAAATTTAAACAGCACACTGGAGTCAATAGCATAACACAGCAGTCTTTCAATGTTGATGTCGGCTACGAAAGATTTTTGGGACCGGAAATATTCTTCCATCCTGAATTTGCAAATCCTGATTTCACGACACCTCTAGGGGAAATTGTTGATGATGTTATACAGAATTGTCCTATTGATGTACGAAGACCGCTGtacaaaaatattgttctgTCTGGAGGCTCGACGATGTTCAAAGATTTTGGCAGAAGATTGCAGCgagatgtcaaaaaaatggTCGATGCTCGTTTGAAGCTCAGTGAAAAACTCAGCGGTGGTCACATtacg ccGACAGCGATTGATGTCCGGGTGATAACTCATCATAAGCAACGATGCGCTGTTTGGTTTGGCGGTGCTTTATTGGCAAGCGGTCCTGAATTTTACCAAGTTTGCCATACGAAAAAAGATTACCAAGAGTATGGACCAGGAATTTGTCGTTACAATCCAGTGTTCCGCAGTGTTGTTTAA